One window of Stigmatella aurantiaca genomic DNA carries:
- a CDS encoding protein kinase domain-containing protein produces the protein MLASDTLVLDGRFRVLQPLGAGGMGQVYLGEQVSLGRKVAIKVLHQDLHLQPGMAERFKREAQLLSAVEHPAVVRIIDFGESEHSACLVMELVEGESLNDVLQKGPLAPERALTVLRQLAEGLSAIHAQGIIHRDIKPENVFLTRGPRGEQARLLDFGIARLVEPDADSAVSQVGMVLGTPEYLSPEQAVGARADVRSDLYCLGVLAYRVLSGQLPFPGPSPRQFIAQHASAAPLPLDRAAPGLATHPTLVPLVMRLLEKEPSRRFQTAHELADALSSAATLPLPASALPPGATSLAQPVSTGTAAFGAPPPVPDGEAPSEGPRVWSPPAGSSATAAFGGPLPPVSSGTAIFGTAAPASSGTLTSKPQNLTVMLTSIQGFSELVSRQTHEEHLRMLQTYEELLVPALREREGKLVQKREDSLLAVFASPTGAVLCGMEMQDRLWRHNQTQPPEGQLRVRLCLHTGEVLLTRGMVIGEPMQIVKSVEQVALADEVTFTESVNLARNRAGTESEPCGTIALPGVGGALQLYRAKRAAEGLPFGVPPSTDASLAKKTGMLATRPRLAWPRGTGLQGRTLRLAVGGAVAGLFLLGSGVAVWHWNQSPDIQARRLLKADKPAEALKRIDAVPLEERKQDAALQGTRARALHALNRHTEELNTLLALEADAKEDVAPEVLEGLAEDFGEDEGDKGLRKLLAAFPKKALHGHFESLAEGEHSPKQWGALRYLEAMQDTEGVDLVRVYTAALAAKGCGVRAKAARRLGALGDADAVPALTKLASAPKERTVFSGKNCGQDEAADALQLLKKKAP, from the coding sequence GTGCTTGCCTCCGATACCCTCGTTCTCGATGGCCGCTTCCGGGTTCTCCAGCCCCTGGGCGCCGGAGGCATGGGACAGGTGTACCTGGGCGAGCAGGTGTCGCTGGGCCGCAAGGTGGCCATCAAGGTCCTCCACCAGGATCTGCACCTGCAGCCGGGCATGGCGGAGCGCTTCAAGCGCGAGGCCCAGCTCCTGTCGGCGGTGGAGCACCCGGCCGTCGTGCGGATCATCGACTTTGGCGAGTCCGAGCACTCGGCCTGCCTGGTGATGGAGCTGGTGGAGGGCGAGAGCCTCAACGACGTGCTCCAGAAGGGGCCCCTGGCCCCGGAGCGCGCCCTCACCGTGCTGCGCCAGCTCGCCGAAGGGCTGAGCGCCATCCACGCCCAGGGCATCATCCACCGCGACATCAAGCCGGAGAACGTCTTCCTCACCAGAGGCCCCCGGGGCGAGCAGGCGCGGCTCCTGGACTTCGGCATCGCGCGGCTCGTCGAGCCCGACGCGGACAGCGCCGTGAGCCAGGTGGGCATGGTGCTGGGCACCCCGGAGTACCTGTCCCCCGAGCAGGCCGTGGGCGCCCGCGCCGACGTGCGGAGCGACCTGTACTGCCTGGGCGTGCTCGCCTACCGCGTGCTCTCCGGGCAACTGCCCTTCCCGGGCCCCAGCCCGCGCCAGTTCATCGCCCAGCATGCCAGCGCCGCCCCCCTGCCCCTGGACCGGGCCGCGCCGGGGCTGGCCACGCACCCCACGCTGGTGCCCCTGGTGATGCGGCTGCTGGAGAAGGAGCCCTCGCGGCGCTTCCAGACCGCCCACGAGCTGGCGGACGCGCTGTCCTCCGCCGCCACCCTGCCCTTGCCGGCCTCGGCCCTGCCCCCGGGCGCGACCAGCCTCGCGCAGCCGGTCTCTACCGGCACCGCGGCCTTCGGGGCGCCGCCGCCCGTGCCGGACGGAGAGGCCCCCAGCGAGGGCCCCCGGGTCTGGAGCCCGCCCGCGGGCAGCAGCGCCACGGCCGCCTTTGGCGGCCCGCTGCCGCCCGTCAGCTCGGGCACGGCCATCTTCGGGACCGCGGCGCCGGCCTCCAGCGGCACGCTGACGAGCAAGCCGCAGAACCTCACGGTGATGCTCACGAGCATCCAGGGCTTCTCCGAGCTCGTCTCCCGGCAGACGCACGAGGAGCACCTGCGCATGCTGCAGACCTACGAGGAGCTCCTGGTGCCCGCGCTGCGCGAGCGCGAGGGGAAGCTCGTGCAGAAGCGCGAGGACTCGCTGCTCGCGGTGTTCGCCTCCCCCACGGGCGCGGTGCTCTGCGGCATGGAGATGCAGGACCGGCTCTGGCGGCACAACCAGACGCAGCCCCCGGAGGGCCAGCTCCGTGTGCGCCTCTGCCTGCACACGGGCGAGGTGCTGCTCACGCGCGGCATGGTGATTGGCGAGCCCATGCAGATCGTCAAGTCCGTGGAGCAGGTGGCCCTGGCGGACGAGGTCACCTTCACCGAGTCCGTGAACCTGGCGCGCAACCGGGCCGGGACGGAGAGCGAGCCCTGCGGCACCATCGCCCTGCCCGGCGTGGGCGGGGCGCTCCAGCTCTACCGCGCCAAGCGCGCCGCCGAGGGCCTCCCCTTTGGCGTCCCGCCCTCCACGGACGCCTCGCTGGCCAAGAAGACCGGGATGCTGGCCACACGTCCCCGGCTCGCCTGGCCGCGGGGCACCGGCCTGCAGGGGCGCACGCTCCGGCTCGCGGTGGGGGGCGCCGTCGCGGGACTGTTCCTGCTGGGAAGCGGGGTGGCGGTGTGGCACTGGAACCAGAGCCCCGACATCCAGGCGCGGCGGCTGCTGAAGGCGGACAAGCCCGCCGAGGCGCTCAAGCGCATCGACGCGGTGCCCCTGGAGGAGCGCAAGCAGGACGCGGCGCTCCAGGGCACCCGGGCGCGGGCGCTGCACGCGCTGAACCGCCACACCGAGGAGCTCAACACCCTGCTGGCGCTGGAGGCGGACGCCAAGGAGGACGTGGCGCCCGAGGTGCTGGAGGGGCTCGCGGAGGACTTCGGCGAGGACGAGGGGGACAAGGGGCTGCGCAAGCTGCTCGCCGCGTTTCCCAAGAAGGCGCTGCACGGACACTTCGAGTCCCTGGCCGAGGGTGAGCACTCACCCAAGCAGTGGGGCGCGCTGCGCTACCTGGAGGCCATGCAGGACACCGAAGGGGTGGACCTGGTGCGCGTGTACACGGCGGCGCTGGCGGCGAAGGGCTGCGGCGTCCGGGCCAAGGCGGCGCGGCGGCTCGGGGCCCTGGGAGACGCGGACGCGGTGCCCGCGCTCACCAAGCTGGCCAGCGCGCCCAAGGAGCGGACCGTGTTCTCCGGAAAGAACTGCGGCCAGGACGAAGCGGCCGACGCGCTTCAGCTCCTGAAGAAGAAGGCCCCCTGA
- a CDS encoding PAS domain-containing hybrid sensor histidine kinase/response regulator, with translation MESPEKTLSSTGVEESAEELYDSAPCGYISTLPDGTLVRANQTFLRWMGYSREELLGHKRLQDLLTGGGRIFHETHYAPLLQLQGAVNELTFDLVRKNGQRFPVLLNTVQKKDASGKTLFHRTTLFDITDRKNYERELVLARKKAEQATQAKADFLSMMSHEIRTPMNAIIGLSNLLGQATLPPLYQEYVRILRASSENLLGLLNSILDFNKLEAGKMALEERRFDLRQLLHGICSGLSVKAEEKKLAIRVEFEPRVPSELMGDPVKLGQVLTNLLGNAIKFTEQGSVTLGVRLLEKDADRVSLGFRVSDTGIGIEQDRLAKIFEEFSQASYDITWKYGGSGLGLTICQKLLDLHGSKMHVESVPGEGSAFSFDVRLKVAPDSVALEVPGDEALLDARALQGLRVLVAEDNAVNVFVLSQFLRRWGVDFDVVANGRLAVERALEHRYDAVLMDLQMPQMDGYEATQLLRNHSVARLRRLPIIALSASALLGPEAREDAGFTDFVGKPFMPQELFAVLARHGARSRALAEKDRAQETAVQALAGVKAPQPEPRFDLQRFKNLAEGDRSGEVELSTIAIGTFEKQKHDLRKALETGNVEAFDFLTHQMKMPLELMQPRVLCGALAQGRKLLQNPGGNADGIHAVIRTIHEELDAILDALKDDLGMWD, from the coding sequence GTGGAAAGCCCAGAGAAGACACTGTCCAGCACCGGGGTAGAGGAGAGTGCTGAGGAGCTCTACGACAGCGCGCCTTGTGGCTACATCTCCACGCTGCCCGATGGCACCCTCGTCCGGGCCAACCAGACCTTCCTGCGGTGGATGGGCTATTCGCGGGAGGAGCTGCTGGGGCACAAGCGGCTTCAGGATCTGCTCACCGGCGGCGGGCGCATCTTCCACGAGACGCACTACGCGCCCCTGCTCCAGCTCCAGGGCGCCGTGAACGAGCTGACGTTCGATCTGGTGCGCAAGAACGGCCAGCGGTTTCCGGTGCTGCTCAACACCGTGCAGAAGAAGGACGCGTCAGGCAAGACGCTGTTCCACCGGACCACGCTGTTCGACATCACCGACCGCAAGAACTACGAGCGGGAGCTGGTGCTGGCCCGGAAGAAAGCCGAGCAGGCCACGCAGGCCAAGGCGGACTTCCTGTCCATGATGAGCCACGAGATCCGCACCCCGATGAACGCCATCATCGGGCTGTCGAACCTGCTGGGGCAGGCCACGCTGCCGCCGCTGTACCAGGAGTACGTGCGCATCCTGCGGGCCTCGTCCGAGAACCTGCTGGGGCTGCTCAACAGCATCCTGGACTTCAACAAGCTGGAGGCGGGGAAGATGGCGCTGGAGGAGCGGCGGTTCGACCTGCGCCAGCTGCTCCACGGCATCTGCTCCGGCTTGAGCGTCAAGGCGGAGGAGAAGAAGCTGGCCATCCGGGTGGAGTTCGAGCCGCGGGTGCCCAGCGAGCTGATGGGAGACCCCGTCAAGCTGGGCCAGGTGCTCACCAACCTGCTGGGCAATGCCATCAAGTTCACCGAGCAGGGCTCCGTGACGCTGGGGGTCCGGCTGCTCGAGAAGGACGCGGACCGGGTGTCCCTGGGCTTCCGGGTGTCGGACACGGGCATTGGCATCGAGCAGGACCGGCTGGCGAAGATCTTCGAGGAGTTCTCCCAGGCCAGCTACGACATCACCTGGAAATACGGCGGCTCCGGCCTGGGGCTGACCATCTGCCAGAAGCTCCTGGATCTTCACGGCAGCAAGATGCACGTGGAGAGTGTGCCGGGCGAGGGCTCCGCGTTCTCCTTCGACGTGCGGCTGAAGGTGGCTCCGGATTCCGTGGCCCTGGAGGTGCCGGGGGACGAGGCGCTGCTGGATGCGCGGGCGCTCCAGGGGCTCAGGGTCCTGGTGGCCGAGGACAACGCCGTCAACGTCTTCGTGCTCTCCCAGTTCCTGCGCCGGTGGGGCGTGGACTTCGACGTGGTGGCCAACGGCCGGCTCGCCGTGGAGCGGGCCCTGGAGCACCGGTACGACGCCGTGCTGATGGATCTGCAGATGCCCCAGATGGACGGCTACGAGGCCACCCAGCTCCTGCGGAACCACTCCGTCGCCCGGCTGCGGCGGCTGCCCATCATCGCCCTGTCGGCCTCGGCGTTGCTGGGGCCGGAGGCGCGCGAGGACGCGGGCTTCACGGATTTCGTCGGCAAGCCCTTCATGCCCCAGGAGCTCTTCGCGGTGCTCGCCCGGCATGGGGCCCGCTCCCGGGCGCTGGCGGAGAAGGACCGTGCCCAGGAGACGGCCGTGCAGGCGCTCGCTGGGGTGAAGGCCCCCCAGCCCGAGCCGCGGTTTGATCTCCAGCGCTTCAAGAACCTGGCGGAGGGGGACCGGTCGGGAGAAGTCGAGCTGAGCACCATCGCCATCGGGACCTTCGAGAAGCAGAAGCATGACCTCCGCAAGGCCCTGGAGACGGGCAATGTGGAGGCGTTCGACTTTCTGACCCACCAGATGAAGATGCCCCTGGAGCTGATGCAGCCCCGGGTGCTGTGCGGGGCGCTGGCGCAGGGGCGGAAGCTGCTCCAGAACCCGGGCGGCAACGCGGACGGCATCCACGCCGTCATCCGCACCATCCACGAGGAGCTGGATGCCATCCTGGATGCGCTGAAGGACGATCTGGGCATGTGGGATTGA
- a CDS encoding alpha/beta fold hydrolase, with amino-acid sequence MTALQRNNVRLHGQGPKVMVLAHGYGCDQNVWRHITPAFERDYRLVLFDHVGAGQSDTTAYVRSKYSALKGYADDLLEICRELDLKDAIFVGHSVSTMIGLLAAIAEPHRFERMIMVGPSPCYIDDGSYAGGFTRQDIEELLESLDSNYLGWSSAITPVIMGNPDRPELAAELNNSFCRADPEIAKHFARVTFLSDNRADLPKLKARTLILQCAQDVIAPESVGRYLHGTLARSELRLMKATGHCPHLSAPEETIDAMRSFLAA; translated from the coding sequence ATGACTGCCCTTCAGCGAAACAACGTCCGTCTCCACGGCCAGGGGCCCAAGGTGATGGTGCTGGCCCACGGGTATGGGTGTGACCAGAACGTCTGGCGCCACATCACCCCAGCCTTCGAGCGGGACTACCGGCTGGTGCTCTTCGACCACGTGGGGGCGGGGCAGTCGGATACCACGGCGTACGTCCGCAGCAAGTACAGCGCCCTGAAGGGCTATGCGGATGATCTCCTGGAGATCTGCCGGGAACTGGACCTGAAGGACGCCATCTTCGTGGGCCACTCGGTGAGCACGATGATCGGCCTGCTGGCGGCGATCGCCGAGCCGCACCGGTTCGAGCGCATGATCATGGTGGGCCCCTCGCCCTGCTATATCGACGATGGGAGCTACGCGGGGGGCTTCACCCGGCAGGACATCGAGGAGCTGCTGGAGTCGCTCGACAGCAACTACCTGGGCTGGTCCAGCGCCATCACCCCGGTCATCATGGGCAACCCGGACCGCCCCGAGCTGGCCGCGGAGCTGAACAACAGCTTCTGCCGGGCGGATCCAGAGATCGCCAAGCACTTCGCGCGCGTCACCTTTCTGTCGGACAACCGGGCGGACCTGCCGAAGCTGAAGGCCCGGACGCTCATCCTCCAGTGCGCCCAGGACGTCATCGCGCCGGAATCCGTGGGCCGGTACCTGCACGGCACGCTGGCCCGGAGCGAGCTGCGGCTGATGAAAGCTACTGGACACTGTCCTCATCTGAGCGCTCCCGAAGAGACCATTGATGCCATGAGAAGTTTCCTCGCCGCTTGA
- a CDS encoding M4 family metallopeptidase — MHVPSKTQKPTLSTPVAPLAPAAPLTKSAAPAKASTARPSQETSSFTQASKARVALSAEPTKRTGPLALNSAQAQAAIQKTVDFVQEKAHRGLVPGVDASQALAPVSVEHDALGMTHVRMDRRHEGVKVFGEQVIGHLNREGQVESLTGNVARLPQGLGSAPTKLSAQDALALAQKQFAGQTDRTPTSERVIFQGKDGQYHAAYHVELTHTSNLKAEDRPQRMNYLVDANSGELLTQYNQMGGIELPHGKGAAAAPAPGTPKASTPELPATGKADDTTLYSGKVELSTKKNADGTYSLEDSTRGKGVVTVDAQNKSQAGRVLPITDKNDAWGEATDPSRNKAAVDAHYGAAMTYDFLKDVLGRDSLDGKGEKLVSNVHIGTHYVNAYWDGQQMNYGDGDGKQSGPLTTLDIAGHEIAHGLTERTAGLIYDGESGGLNEAFSDIMGTGVEWYASQKNQAVEFDWKMGEDAWTPANGTGDALRYMDDPSKDGYSIDHYKNFPKQTEVHGSSGIANNAFYLLVNGGTNRTSKAEVKDGIGMEKGLQVYYRALAHYMTPNTTFAQARQATVKAATDLYGAGSAEAQKVAESWSAVGVN; from the coding sequence ATGCACGTTCCTTCCAAGACCCAGAAGCCCACGCTGTCCACCCCTGTGGCCCCCCTGGCCCCGGCCGCCCCGCTGACGAAGAGCGCGGCCCCGGCGAAGGCGTCCACCGCGCGCCCGAGCCAGGAGACCTCGAGCTTCACCCAGGCCTCCAAGGCCCGTGTGGCGCTGAGCGCGGAGCCCACGAAGCGCACGGGCCCGCTGGCGCTGAACAGTGCCCAGGCGCAGGCGGCCATCCAGAAGACGGTGGACTTCGTGCAGGAGAAGGCCCACCGGGGCCTGGTGCCTGGCGTGGACGCCTCCCAGGCGCTGGCGCCCGTGTCCGTGGAGCATGACGCGCTGGGCATGACGCACGTGCGCATGGACCGCCGGCACGAGGGCGTGAAGGTGTTCGGCGAGCAGGTGATTGGCCACCTGAACCGCGAGGGCCAGGTGGAGAGCCTCACCGGCAACGTCGCCCGGCTGCCCCAGGGGCTGGGCTCGGCGCCCACGAAGCTGTCGGCCCAGGACGCGCTGGCCCTTGCCCAGAAGCAGTTCGCGGGGCAGACGGACCGGACGCCCACCTCCGAGCGCGTCATCTTCCAGGGCAAGGACGGCCAGTACCACGCCGCCTACCACGTGGAGCTCACCCACACCTCGAACCTCAAGGCCGAGGACCGTCCGCAGCGGATGAACTACCTGGTGGATGCGAACTCGGGCGAGCTGCTCACGCAGTACAACCAGATGGGCGGCATCGAGCTGCCCCACGGCAAGGGCGCCGCGGCGGCCCCGGCCCCGGGCACGCCGAAGGCCTCCACGCCGGAGCTGCCCGCCACCGGCAAGGCGGATGACACCACGCTCTACAGCGGCAAGGTGGAGCTCTCCACGAAGAAGAACGCGGACGGCACCTACAGCCTGGAGGACAGCACGCGCGGCAAGGGCGTGGTGACGGTGGACGCGCAGAACAAGAGCCAGGCGGGCCGCGTGCTGCCCATCACCGACAAGAACGATGCGTGGGGCGAGGCCACGGACCCTTCGCGCAACAAGGCCGCGGTGGACGCGCACTACGGCGCGGCGATGACGTACGACTTCCTCAAGGACGTGCTCGGCCGGGACTCGCTGGACGGCAAGGGCGAGAAGCTCGTCTCCAACGTGCACATCGGCACCCACTACGTGAACGCGTACTGGGACGGCCAGCAGATGAACTACGGCGACGGGGACGGCAAGCAGTCGGGGCCGCTCACCACGCTGGACATCGCGGGCCATGAAATCGCCCACGGCCTCACCGAGCGCACCGCGGGGCTCATCTATGACGGGGAGTCGGGCGGCCTGAACGAGGCGTTCAGCGACATCATGGGCACGGGCGTGGAGTGGTACGCCTCGCAGAAGAACCAGGCGGTGGAGTTCGACTGGAAGATGGGCGAGGACGCGTGGACGCCGGCCAACGGCACCGGGGACGCGCTGCGCTACATGGACGACCCGTCGAAGGACGGCTACTCCATCGACCATTACAAGAACTTCCCGAAGCAGACCGAGGTGCACGGCTCCAGCGGCATCGCCAACAACGCCTTCTACCTGCTGGTCAACGGCGGCACCAACCGCACCTCCAAGGCCGAGGTGAAGGACGGCATCGGCATGGAGAAGGGGCTCCAGGTGTACTACCGCGCCCTGGCGCACTACATGACGCCGAACACCACGTTTGCCCAGGCCCGCCAGGCCACGGTGAAGGCGGCCACGGACCTGTACGGCGCAGGCTCCGCCGAGGCCCAGAAGGTCGCCGAGAGCTGGAGCGCGGTGGGCGTGAACTGA
- a CDS encoding metallophosphoesterase has protein sequence MRTWKVAAVLFLAGCAGACGGAEAEEGPRSTGRAELACPGLAVPVYHRIKPDGGDSLYTVNANEASNASTKYGYTEDRGVAFQASAATASGLSPVYRLYSPEKKDHLWTIDANEKASAAANHGYTVDEGTGFYASKTPGDCLIPVYRFVSPTLLKHRFATTEAERSSLSAAGWTAEGIKFYATAAVAPPEESDTQFTLVVIPDTQQEIVYRPELFTNRVQWLASNKGALDIRFVTHTGDMVDWDTSDHLHYARASDAVTVLDTARIPYAFAIGNHDTAAVCQGGSACPGNVNANLRNTTTFNQYFPTSRFTALAGVYEAGKIDNAYHTFTAGGLSWLVLNLELWPRTGAVNWAKTVLEAHPRHNVILITHSHLTSSSGIEQTQGGYGNNSPQYVFDNLIKQYANVRFVFSGHVGKAGYREDTGVKGNKIYQFLNCYHDGATNPTRLVEIDTAANTAATRVYAPMTNEEKQDGSKRTISNIAWVR, from the coding sequence GTGAGAACATGGAAGGTCGCTGCGGTCCTCTTCCTGGCCGGTTGCGCGGGCGCGTGCGGCGGCGCGGAAGCCGAGGAGGGGCCTCGGTCCACGGGGCGGGCCGAGCTGGCGTGCCCCGGGCTGGCGGTGCCGGTATACCACCGCATCAAGCCTGACGGAGGCGACAGCCTCTACACGGTGAACGCGAACGAGGCGTCGAACGCCTCCACGAAATACGGCTACACCGAGGACCGGGGCGTCGCCTTCCAGGCGTCGGCGGCCACCGCGAGCGGACTCTCGCCGGTCTACCGCCTGTACAGCCCGGAGAAGAAGGACCACCTCTGGACCATCGACGCGAACGAGAAGGCCAGCGCCGCCGCGAACCATGGCTACACGGTGGATGAGGGCACTGGCTTCTACGCGTCGAAGACGCCGGGCGACTGCCTCATCCCGGTGTACCGCTTCGTCAGCCCCACGCTCCTGAAGCACCGGTTCGCCACGACGGAGGCCGAGCGCAGCAGCCTGAGCGCGGCCGGCTGGACCGCCGAGGGAATCAAGTTCTACGCCACGGCGGCCGTGGCGCCGCCGGAAGAGTCCGATACCCAGTTCACCTTGGTCGTCATTCCGGACACGCAGCAGGAGATCGTCTACCGGCCCGAGCTGTTCACGAACCGGGTGCAGTGGCTGGCCAGCAACAAGGGTGCGCTCGACATCCGCTTCGTCACGCACACCGGGGACATGGTGGACTGGGACACGTCCGACCACCTGCACTACGCGCGGGCCAGTGACGCGGTGACGGTGCTCGACACCGCCCGCATTCCCTATGCCTTCGCCATCGGGAACCACGACACGGCCGCCGTGTGCCAGGGAGGCAGCGCCTGTCCGGGCAACGTGAACGCCAACCTCCGCAACACCACGACGTTCAACCAGTACTTCCCCACGTCGCGGTTCACGGCGCTCGCGGGCGTGTACGAGGCGGGGAAGATCGACAACGCCTACCACACCTTCACGGCCGGCGGGCTCAGCTGGCTCGTGCTCAACCTCGAGCTGTGGCCGAGGACTGGGGCGGTCAACTGGGCGAAGACCGTCCTGGAGGCTCACCCGCGCCACAACGTCATCCTCATCACGCACTCGCACCTGACGTCCAGCTCCGGCATCGAGCAGACCCAGGGCGGTTACGGCAACAACAGCCCTCAGTACGTGTTCGACAACCTGATCAAGCAGTACGCCAACGTGCGCTTCGTCTTCTCCGGCCACGTGGGCAAGGCGGGCTACCGCGAGGACACGGGCGTCAAGGGCAACAAGATCTACCAGTTCCTCAACTGCTACCACGATGGCGCCACCAACCCGACGCGGCTGGTGGAGATCGACACGGCCGCCAACACGGCCGCCACGCGCGTCTACGCCCCGATGACGAACGAGGAGAAGCAGGACGGCTCCAAGCGGACGATCAGCAACATCGCCTGGGTGCGCTGA
- a CDS encoding type 1 glutamine amidotransferase domain-containing protein: MKLLAAVKILLIVTSHEQLGDTPERTGYWLEELAAPYKEFTEAGAQVDIASPRGGKAPADPKSVKDADEVSKAFLADPQAVKKVENTLVLEKVKDTYDAYFVVGGHGVMWDLAVHTPLQRLLADGYARGSVVAAVCHGPAALVGVKDKEGRPLVAGKRVAAFSNEEEQGAKLDKVVPFALETRLRELGARYERGPMWKSFAVRDGRLVTGQNPASSVAAAREVIQALKEKK, encoded by the coding sequence ATGAAGCTGCTGGCGGCCGTGAAGATCCTGCTGATTGTCACCAGTCATGAGCAGTTGGGGGACACCCCGGAGCGCACCGGCTACTGGCTGGAGGAACTGGCGGCGCCCTACAAGGAGTTCACGGAGGCGGGGGCGCAGGTGGACATCGCCTCGCCGCGCGGGGGCAAGGCGCCCGCGGACCCCAAGAGCGTGAAGGACGCGGACGAAGTCTCCAAGGCGTTCCTGGCGGATCCCCAGGCGGTGAAGAAGGTGGAGAACACGCTGGTGCTGGAGAAGGTGAAGGACACGTACGACGCCTACTTCGTGGTGGGCGGGCACGGGGTGATGTGGGATCTGGCGGTGCACACGCCGCTCCAGCGCCTGCTCGCGGACGGGTACGCCCGGGGCTCCGTGGTGGCGGCGGTCTGCCATGGGCCCGCGGCCCTGGTAGGGGTGAAGGACAAGGAGGGCCGTCCGCTCGTGGCCGGCAAGCGCGTGGCGGCCTTCTCGAACGAGGAGGAGCAGGGCGCGAAGCTCGACAAGGTGGTGCCCTTTGCCTTGGAGACGCGGCTGCGGGAGCTGGGCGCGCGCTACGAGCGGGGCCCGATGTGGAAGAGCTTCGCGGTGCGGGACGGCCGGCTCGTGACGGGGCAGAACCCGGCCTCGTCCGTGGCCGCCGCGCGCGAAGTCATCCAGGCCCTGAAAGAGAAGAAGTAG
- a CDS encoding LysR family transcriptional regulator: MLGNHEALWTLWEVSRAGTHAAAAARLGITASAVGQQLKALEQRLGVALFERVGRRARLTPTGQALIAQLAEHLPALDAALDAAAETQRTVKGEVSLGGPWPFCRAWLRPRLPGLMERYPELRLTIRFEVASLLIRRLLAGEVDLAIVGTLPEEPALEVREIGQEHFLAVASPAYVRKHGTPRTARDFAQHRFIAFDPDLAMLAPWWRAAFGPQEPLPSQVVCHIANLDEMLALVEAGCGIAVLPGYLVGPVLEAGRAVALEPESRRASLRRPRGTLWLAWRKAAAPAARFLAVRDWLLEGAGLAGEFTVAIPPGTKYGREAPAPSGRRHDTQRAPLGPGRKALR; this comes from the coding sequence ATGCTTGGCAATCACGAGGCGCTGTGGACACTGTGGGAAGTGAGCCGCGCGGGCACCCATGCCGCCGCCGCGGCCCGGTTGGGCATCACCGCCTCCGCGGTCGGCCAGCAGCTCAAGGCCCTGGAGCAGCGGCTCGGCGTGGCGCTGTTCGAGCGGGTGGGACGCCGGGCCCGGCTCACGCCCACCGGACAGGCGTTGATTGCCCAGCTGGCCGAGCACCTGCCCGCCCTGGACGCGGCGCTCGACGCGGCGGCCGAGACCCAGCGCACGGTGAAGGGCGAGGTGTCCCTGGGCGGCCCCTGGCCCTTCTGCCGCGCCTGGCTGCGGCCCCGGCTGCCCGGGCTGATGGAGCGCTACCCGGAGCTGCGGCTGACCATCCGCTTCGAGGTGGCCAGCCTGCTCATCCGCCGGCTGCTCGCGGGCGAGGTGGATCTGGCCATCGTGGGCACCCTGCCCGAGGAGCCGGCGCTGGAGGTCCGGGAGATTGGCCAGGAGCACTTCCTGGCCGTGGCCTCGCCCGCGTATGTGCGGAAACACGGCACGCCGCGCACGGCCCGCGACTTCGCCCAGCACCGCTTCATCGCGTTCGACCCGGACCTGGCGATGCTCGCCCCGTGGTGGCGCGCGGCGTTCGGGCCCCAGGAGCCGCTGCCCTCCCAGGTGGTGTGCCACATCGCGAACCTGGACGAGATGCTGGCGCTCGTGGAGGCTGGGTGTGGCATCGCCGTGCTGCCGGGCTACCTGGTGGGGCCCGTGCTGGAGGCCGGGCGCGCCGTGGCCCTGGAGCCCGAGTCCCGGCGCGCCTCGCTGCGCCGCCCGCGAGGCACCCTCTGGCTGGCGTGGCGCAAGGCCGCGGCCCCGGCGGCGCGCTTTCTCGCCGTGCGAGACTGGCTTCTGGAGGGCGCCGGGCTGGCGGGTGAATTCACGGTGGCCATTCCTCCCGGGACGAAGTACGGAAGGGAGGCCCCTGCTCCTTCGGGCAGGCGACACGACACCCAAAGGGCTCCGCTGGGGCCCGGGAGAAAGGCCCTGCGGTGA